The sequence below is a genomic window from Sorangiineae bacterium MSr12523.
ACAAGCGCGCGAGCAAGCTTCTCGACGACAAGCTCGGATTCCCCTGCCAGTCGGCCCTGGGCGTGCCACTCGAGGGTGAGGAAGGCGTCCCGATGGGCGCCGTCGTTCTCTACAACAAGCGCCACGAGAAGCAGTTCACCGACGAAGATCGCGGCCTTTTGCAGCTGATCACGGCGAATGCTTCCACCGCGATACAATTGCAACTTGCTCGCGAATCGCGCGAACGCGAGGAGCGGCTCACGACCATCGGCCGGCTGATGTCCGGCATGATCCACGACCTGAAGACGCCGCTCACCGTCATCCGCGGGTACCTGCAGATGATGCAGAAGGAAGACCGCCCGGAGACGCGCGAGACCTACGCCGAGCATGCGCTGAAGCAATTCGAGCATCTGAGCGCGATGACCCGCGACGTGCTCGAGTTCGCCCGCGGCGAGCGCACGGTGCTCATTCGCAAGGTGTACCTGAAGGAGTTCTTCGACTCGCTGAAGGCGCAGCTCGAACCGGAGTTCCAGCGCCGCGGCCTGGAGCTGGTCATCGAGCTGAACGACAAAGGCACCGCGCGTTTCGACGAGGGCAAGCTCCTGCGCGTGATCCACAACTTGGCGCGCAACGCCGAGGAGGCGATGGCGGACAAGGGCGGGCGCTTGCTGATCAAGGTCTCGCGCGAGAAAACACCGGACAACGCGCTGGTCATCACCTGTTCGGACACCGGCCCGGGTATTCCCAAGGAAATCGAGCATCGGCTCTTCGAGTCGTTCGTCACCAGCGGGAAGAAGGGCGGTACGGGCCTCGGGCTCGCCATCGTGAAAAAGAGCATCGAGGAACACGGCGGATCCATCACCGTGCACTCGACGAACCGCGGCGCCACGTTCAAGCTACGCCTTCCGCAGAAGTAGAGGGCTCTCTTCCCATGGCCATGGCGTCCCACAAGTTGCCGCGCAAGATACCGATGGCACGTATCGCTCTCGGCGCCATTGCGCTCGCGGCGTTGTTGCGGGCCGCGCCCGCGCAGGCGGATCGGGTGGGACGCGAAGTGCCGCCGTGGACCGATCCGAACGACCTTCCGCTGTCCTCGTGGATGCGATCCATCGTGACGACGCGGGGCGAGCCGGCGATTTTTTCGGTGCCGGGAAAGCTGGACAGCCGCCGCGGGACGATGATGCCCAACGCGCGTTTGCCGCTGTACGGCGCCAAGCGCGGGCCGAATTGCGGCGGGCGATGGCTGCTCGTGGGGCCGCTCGCCTGGGTGTGCTCCGACGTGGCGGACCCATCGCCCGACCCGGCATGGTCGGCCAAGGATCGCGAGCGCTGGGCGAGCGCGCCGACGAGCGATGGTCTGCCGTTTCGCTATTACCTGGTCGGCCAAAACGGCGCCTTCGGCTACGAGGACCCCGCGCGGGCCGAGGACGATACGCCCGCGCAGGAGTACGAAACGGGGTTCATCGTCGCGGGCGCCGAAGAGCGCGCCGTGGGCAATGGCCGCTGGATCCGTACGCCCCGCCGCCGATGGATCGCGTTGCGTGAGCTCTCGCCGCTGAGCCCCGCGAGCTTCCACGGCGAGAAAATCGCGGAGGAGGCGCGCGCCGTCGACGTGGCTTGGGTCATCTCCGACAATGCGAAGGTGCGCCGCGGCGCCCGGCCCAACGAGGCCATCACGGGCACGCGCCCGCGCCTCACGCGCGTCCCCTGGAAAGAGGAGCGCGCCGTCGCGGGTGGGGCCATGGTGCGCATTTCGGAGGATGGCGCGAGCCCCGAGGAATGGATGCTCGCGCGCGATCTCGCGCACCCCACGCCGTCGGAGCGCCCCACCGACGTCGCCCCCGACGAGCGATGGATCGACGTCGACTTGGCAACGCAGACCCTGGTTGCCTACGAGGGAACGCATCCCGTGTATGCCACGTTGGTCTCGTCGGGCCGGCCCACCAAGGGCGACGTCGAGACGGCCACCCCCAAGGGCGCGCACCGCATCTGGGTCAAGCTGGCGACGACCACGATGGACAACTTGGAGCGCGAGGACGCGGATCGCCGCTACTCGATTGAAGACGTCCCCTACGTCCAATTCTTCGACAAGGGCATCGCCCTCCATGGGGCCTTCTGGCACAAGGACTTCGGCCGCGTGCACAGCCATGGCTGCGTCAACCTGGCTCCCCTCGACGCCGAATGGCTCTTCAAATGGACCGCGCCACATCTGCCGGCGGGCTGGAGCGCGGTATTCCCCACGGCCTTGGAGCCGGGGACGATGGTCCGGGTGCGGTAGACCTTTCGGGCGAGAACTCGCAGTTCTCTCCGCTTTGGAAAAAATCGCCGCGTACGATTTCTGGATCGCAATCGGATGGTGGGGACACTCTACACATAGAACTTGGTGCTCATCCCGCAGGGCGGGATTGGTGCTTTCATCAATATGGCGCAAATTCAATTGCGCATTGCACGGACGGGAGCCCGTGACGACGCGAAGAAACGTTTTGCTCGGGATGTTGGGATTCCTGGGGGCGGCAGCATGTTCAGCACCGCCGGGCCCGGGAGGAAGGGGTTCGGGCACGGTGGTCTGCATCTGCGCGCACCCCGACGACGCAGAATCCGGCTGCGGCGGCACGCTCATTCGGCTCGTGCGAGCCGGCTTTCACGTCAAAGTCATTTACACGTTTGCCGGTGGTATTCCCGGCAAGACTGGCCGAGAAGTCGTGGAGACGAGGCGCGAAGAAGCCAAGCGGGCATGCAAACTCATGGGAGCGGAGCCTAGTTTCCTATTCGACGATCAAGGTGGTTCGAAGCTCGATACACCCTGGCTCCCGACGCTCATTGCCGATTTGAAGCAGGCAAACCCCGCCATGATCTTCTCCCACTGGTCGATGGATTCGCACCCGGACCATCAAATCGCAGCCCTCCTCGCCTTTCGCGCGGCCCAAGGTCTCGATGCGATGCCCGAAATGTACTTCTTCGAAGTCGAGCATGGCCGTCAAACCATGGCCTTCGACCCATCCGTCTACGTGGATATCACCGCCGTTCGCGCCGATAAGGTCAAAGCCCTCATGGCCCATGAAAGCCAAGAGCCCATGAAGCTCTACAAACGCGATCACGAGCAAATGGAACTATTCCGCGGCCGCGAAGCCGGCTACGCCGCCGCCGAAGCCTTCATTCCATTGAGAGCCGGCTACACGCGCCTCACCGACGCACTGGATTGAAACCGCTTCACGCCGGCTTCATGTACCAGACCTCGAGTCGGTGTCCGTCGGGGTCGAGGACGAAGGCCACGTAATCGTCGGGGCCATATTCCTGGCGAGGTCCTGGCGGCCCATTGTCTTTCCCACCGGACTCCAAAGCGGCCTTGTAGAATGCATCCACCTGCGCAGGGCTCTTCGCCCAGAAGGCGACGTGCATCGGGGTGTTTGCCTTGGTACCTGGCGGTGCACTGGCAAGGTAGAAGTCTCCATACTTCGTCGTGCCGTCGCCAAAGCCGGCCACGGAGACGGAGCCCGTCGTTTCCGGCGTGAGCTCCATCTCCACTTTGTAACCAAGCGGCGCGAGCACCGCGCGATAGAAGGCTTTGCTTCGCTCGAAGTCGCTCACCGCGAAGCTGATGTGGGCGATCATGGTGCCATCTTCGATGGGTCATCCGAGCCGCCCGTTGCTTCGTTGCCCTCGCTCGAAGGCGCAAAAATTCAACTTCGGTCCGCATGCCCCCCAGAATGGAACTGGCTAACTCAAGTGCGATACCGAGAGATAAGATGATTATCCTTTTGTATCGTACGCCTGCTCGCTGCCCGTGGATGCACGCCAAATCGAC
It includes:
- a CDS encoding L,D-transpeptidase; its protein translation is MAMASHKLPRKIPMARIALGAIALAALLRAAPAQADRVGREVPPWTDPNDLPLSSWMRSIVTTRGEPAIFSVPGKLDSRRGTMMPNARLPLYGAKRGPNCGGRWLLVGPLAWVCSDVADPSPDPAWSAKDRERWASAPTSDGLPFRYYLVGQNGAFGYEDPARAEDDTPAQEYETGFIVAGAEERAVGNGRWIRTPRRRWIALRELSPLSPASFHGEKIAEEARAVDVAWVISDNAKVRRGARPNEAITGTRPRLTRVPWKEERAVAGGAMVRISEDGASPEEWMLARDLAHPTPSERPTDVAPDERWIDVDLATQTLVAYEGTHPVYATLVSSGRPTKGDVETATPKGAHRIWVKLATTTMDNLEREDADRRYSIEDVPYVQFFDKGIALHGAFWHKDFGRVHSHGCVNLAPLDAEWLFKWTAPHLPAGWSAVFPTALEPGTMVRVR
- a CDS encoding PIG-L family deacetylase; amino-acid sequence: MTTRRNVLLGMLGFLGAAACSAPPGPGGRGSGTVVCICAHPDDAESGCGGTLIRLVRAGFHVKVIYTFAGGIPGKTGREVVETRREEAKRACKLMGAEPSFLFDDQGGSKLDTPWLPTLIADLKQANPAMIFSHWSMDSHPDHQIAALLAFRAAQGLDAMPEMYFFEVEHGRQTMAFDPSVYVDITAVRADKVKALMAHESQEPMKLYKRDHEQMELFRGREAGYAAAEAFIPLRAGYTRLTDALD
- a CDS encoding VOC family protein, which gives rise to MIAHISFAVSDFERSKAFYRAVLAPLGYKVEMELTPETTGSVSVAGFGDGTTKYGDFYLASAPPGTKANTPMHVAFWAKSPAQVDAFYKAALESGGKDNGPPGPRQEYGPDDYVAFVLDPDGHRLEVWYMKPA